A window of Euwallacea fornicatus isolate EFF26 chromosome 13, ASM4011564v1, whole genome shotgun sequence contains these coding sequences:
- the Pex16 gene encoding peroxisomal membrane protein PEX16, giving the protein MTSILLSLPELYNSYKAWVSKNPQTASDYETSAKWISYFIAGRINNSHTISELVYCISNLLILFNDRIIKHNLHLNSPKAIEKIKLWLAIVEYSEVFCELSVQKFWGKTGKWIVIVAIQVFKCVARFLLIYKHKEIIAENPTIPPLDRVKFAKQSNAGNQDICRSELGSVSFTLKRSGRVVRKVESSPPLVLRTWKPVEIQKKSLYENGEVQIENLTRQQLVAETIYLAKPIVHLLSLGVFGSKTWKPWMVSLTLDLASLQLYNSSRTSLTSLSNKQQLQLSKRMVLLLLYLIRSPFYEKHSKNKINAFLMALSNNVPLIKIICLPLMQYLPFWQSNYFYMWSS; this is encoded by the exons ATGACTTCGATCCTATTATCTCTGCCCGAATTGTATAATTCATATAAGGCCTGGGTTAGTAAAAACCCTCAAACTGCTAGCGACTATGAAACATCTGCAAAGTGGATATCTTATTTCATTGCTG GTCGAATAAATAATTCTCACACTATTTCCGAGTTAGTATATTGCATATCAAACTTGTTGATTCTCTTCAATGACAGGATAATTAAACATAACTTGCATCTAAACTCTCCAAAAGCCattgagaaaataaaattgtggCTGGCAATTGTTGAATATTCGGAGGTGTTTTGTGAGCTATCAGTTCAGAAATTTTGGGGAAAGACTGGGAAATGGATTGTTATTGTTGCTATACAAGTTTTCAA ATGTGTTGCAaggtttttgttaatttataaaCACAAAGAAATCATAGCAGAAAATCCTACAATTCCTCCCCTAGACagagtaaaatttgcaaagcaAAGCAATGCAGGAAACCAAGATATCTGTCGCAGTGAACTAGGCTCAGTCTCATTTACTTTGAAGAGGTCAGGGAGAGTGGTGAGGAAAGTTGAATCCTCTCCACCACTTGTTTTGAGAACATGGAAACCTgttgaaatacaaaaaaaatccttgTATGAGAATGGTGAGGtgcaaatagaaaatttaacaagacagcAGTTAGTGGCTGAGACAATTTATCTTGCCAAACCGATAGTCCATTTGTTGTCTTTGGGTGTGTTTGGGAGCAAAACCTGGAAACCATGGATGGTCTCACTAACTTTGGATTTAGCAAg TTTGCAGCTTTACAACTCCAGCCGTACCTCTTTAACGTCCCTGTCCAATAAGCAACAACTGCAGCTATCCAAGAGAATGGTCCTGTTACTGTTGTACCTCATACGATCAcctttttatgaaaaacaCAGCAAAAATAAGATAAACGCCTTTCTCATGGCGTTGAGCAACAACGTACCCTTGATCAAAATAATTTGCCTTCCATTGATGCAATACTTACCTTTTTGGCAAAGTAATTACTTCTATATGTGGTCTTCGTAA
- the LOC136342775 gene encoding uncharacterized protein isoform X3: MEFNYADHLDLEWQSLQHRYLKSFSFQHQNNATLTFEEALRKIFYPENDIEQEANYTDKELCEKCLAESLTVLTTRSTCPRPSQINFLLTVAKYTSRDEICYINLNANNVLPGTICVAKSGDALSETKILIFGMLDSFLEHPSGIKGVLDMKHWTYCYNLILENQHKDEKLSIVGYQFLTKLLGKSMSLNKNYCYEIVQILAGPLLHTARVIEVQEQRVNVSSLNIQALQPSIRCLVKVLERLLQEYNEEVLNCVMSLRVDLASDTVSKVTMDKSISLILDRIAMVLSFFKLSDVFDGIKSITEDPLAISGFLRILETEIDKGQFDVTFDLYYYGLKYFTVVAERLPKCLLKGKKVDIEIELTSLQLGPLIMISEKFGNPLLIKSIDSDLVRKTHVTKVLQNVSSDTIKVVSKLTPCLPHLPLEAFITAVRNIMRARHLYSKENLGMVFEGLIFSLQDTIDFVKNCCDHEYLNEIGMDSFLLELFNAILLFIESFNLGWADSVKILEIIQLLYTGCTVYQWSKKVLVKGSNILQEVIARRLSPSMSLLIDCAEDLNQLGPVLYQHCFTTEWEIRKASLAVACTIADSANKSFPSFKHLLLDISFPQLASTMALNDENQEVRANAFKCLQQFIMWEEVEEILPRNYFLNKALPTLMSNVQPSLKREVIKLIRIAYNQDGGLNDTVLAEVYKHLEQIALIESDSGVQLETIEFWTSVVKKHLALQGNKGAANFRKTLYLRRANVSLPHSVAD; encoded by the exons ATGGAATTTAACTACGCCGATCATTTGGACTTGGAATGGCAAAGCTTGCAGCACCGATATCTGAAGTCGTTTTCGTTCCAACATCAAAACAACGCTACTCTAACATTCGAAGAGGCTCTCAGGAAGATATTCTATCCAG AGAATGATATTGAACAAGAGGCCAATTACACCGACAAGGAACTGTGCGAAAAATGTCTCGCGGAGTCACTAACCGTTCTCACCACCCGATCAACATGTCCCAGACCCAGTCAAATTAACTTTCTCCTGACTGTGGCAAAATACACATCCAGAGATGAAATCTGCTACATCAACTTAAATGCCAACAACGTCCTTCCAGGCACGATATGCGTCGCAAAGAGCGGAGATGCTCTTAGTGAAAcgaaaatcttaatttttggGATGTTGGACTCGTTCCTGGAGCACCCCAGTGGGATAAAAGGGGTGTTAGATATGAAACATTGGACCTACTGCTATAACTTAATACTCGAAAATCAACATaaagatgaaaaattatcGATCGTTGG ATATCAATTTCTAACGAAGTTATTGGGGAAAAGCATGAGCTTAAATAAGAACTACTGCTATGAAATAGTGCAAATTCTCGCTGGGCCTTTACTGCACACTGCCCGTGTGATAGAGGTTCAAGAGCAGAGGGTAAATGTGAGCAGTCTCAACATACAAGCCTTGCAACCCAGCATACGCTGCTTGGTAAAAGTTTTAGAAAGATTGTTGCAGGAGTACAATGAGGAGGTTTTAAACTGTGTCATGAGCCTCAGG gtaGATTTGGCCAGCGATACAGTCTCCAAAGTCACCATGGACAAATCCATAAGCTTGATTCTAGACAGAATAGCTATGGTTTTGTCTTTCTTCAAGCTATCCGACGTTTTTGATGGCATTAAATCAATTACAGAGGATCCGTTAGCAATTAGCGGTTTTTTGAGAATCTTGGAAACGGAGATCGATAAAG GACAGTTCGACGTAACATTCGATCTCTACTACTACGGTCTCAAATATTTCACAGTGGTGGCAGAGAGGCTGCCGAAGTGTCTCCTCAAAGGGAAGAAAGTGGACATCGAGATTGAATTGACCTCGCTACAGCTCGGTCCTTTGATAAtgatatctgaaaaatttGGCAATCCTCTGTTAATCAAAAGTATCGATTCTGATTTAGTGAGAAAGACGCACGTTACCAAGGTTCTTCAAAATGTGAGCTCCGACACCATTAAAGTTG TCTCAAAGCTAACTCCGTGCTTGCCGCATTTACCTTTGGAAGCATTCATCACCGCCGTGAGGAATATAATGCGTGCCAGACATTTATATTCAAAAGAGAACTTAGGAATGGTTTTCGAAGGTCTTATATTCTCTTTGCAAGACACAATCGACTTTGTAAAGAACTGCTGTGATCATGAGTACTTGAACGAAATCGGCATGGATTCCTTCTTGTTGGAGTTGTTTAATGCCATTCTGCTATTTATTGAATCCTTCAACTTAGGCTGGGCAGACAGcgtaaaaattttggaaataattcaaCTCCTATACACTGGTTGCACGGTGTACCAATGGTCAAAAAAG GTGCTTGTGAAAGGTAGTAACATTCTACAGGAAGTAATCGCAAGGCGGTTATCCCCATCAATGTCCTTACTCATAGATTGCGCGGAAGACCTGAATCAACTGGGGCCAGTGCTATATCAGCACTGCTTCACCACGGAGTGGGAGATTCGAAAAGCCAGTTTAGCAGTCGCTTGTACTATTGCGGACAGTGCGAATAAAA GTTTCCCCTCATTCAAGCACCTCTTACTTGACATTTCCTTCCCGCAGTTAGCCTCAACGATGGCTTTAAACGACGAGAACCAGGAAGTTAGAGCAAATGCAtttaaatgtcttcaacaattCATTATGTGGGAGGAGGTTGAAGAGATATTGccaagaaattattttctt AATAAAGCGCTGCCCACTTTAATGAGCAACGTGCAGCCATCTTTGAAAAGAGAAGTGATTAAGCTCATCCGAATAGCCTACAATCAGGACGGTGGGCTGAACGATACAGTTTTAGCTGAAGTTTATAAGCACCTGGAGCAAATAGCCCTAATAGAGAGCGATAGTGGAGTCCAGCTAGAAACTATTGAGTTTTGGACGAGCGTTGTGAAGAAGCATCTGGCGCTTCAAGGTAATAAAGGAGCTGCTAATTTCAG GAAAACACTGTACTTAAGACGTGCGAATGTGTCTTTACCGCACTCGGTTGCTGACTGA
- the LOC136342775 gene encoding uncharacterized protein isoform X2, whose amino-acid sequence MEFNYADHLDLEWQSLQHRYLKSFSFQHQNNATLTFEEALRKIFYPENDIEQEANYTDKELCEKCLAESLTVLTTRSTCPRPSQINFLLTVAKYTSRDEICYINLNANNVLPGTICVAKSGDALSETKILIFGMLDSFLEHPSGIKGVLDMKHWTYCYNLILENQHKDEKLSIVGYQFLTKLLGKSMSLNKNYCYEIVQILAGPLLHTARVIEVQEQRVNVSSLNIQALQPSIRCLVKVLERLLQEYNEEVLNCVMSLRVDLASDTVSKVTMDKSISLILDRIAMVLSFFKLSDVFDGIKSITEDPLAISGFLRILETEIDKGQFDVTFDLYYYGLKYFTVVAERLPKCLLKGKKVDIEIELTSLQLGPLIMISEKFGNPLLIKSIDSDLVRKTHVTKVLQNVSSDTIKVVSKLTPCLPHLPLEAFITAVRNIMRARHLYSKENLGMVFEGLIFSLQDTIDFVKNCCDHEYLNEIGMDSFLLELFNAILLFIESFNLGWADSVKILEIIQLLYTGCTVYQWSKKVLVKGSNILQEVIARRLSPSMSLLIDCAEDLNQLGPVLYQHCFTTEWEIRKASLAVACTIADSANKSFPSFKHLLLDISFPQLASTMALNDENQEVRANAFKCLQQFIMWEEVEEILPRNYFLNKALPTLMSNVQPSLKREVIKLIRIAYNQDGGLNDTVLAEVYKHLEQIALIESDSGVQLETIEFWTSVVKKHLALQGNKGAANFRLVGHEISFGHIFEKNNLHDQPRSTEANI is encoded by the exons ATGGAATTTAACTACGCCGATCATTTGGACTTGGAATGGCAAAGCTTGCAGCACCGATATCTGAAGTCGTTTTCGTTCCAACATCAAAACAACGCTACTCTAACATTCGAAGAGGCTCTCAGGAAGATATTCTATCCAG AGAATGATATTGAACAAGAGGCCAATTACACCGACAAGGAACTGTGCGAAAAATGTCTCGCGGAGTCACTAACCGTTCTCACCACCCGATCAACATGTCCCAGACCCAGTCAAATTAACTTTCTCCTGACTGTGGCAAAATACACATCCAGAGATGAAATCTGCTACATCAACTTAAATGCCAACAACGTCCTTCCAGGCACGATATGCGTCGCAAAGAGCGGAGATGCTCTTAGTGAAAcgaaaatcttaatttttggGATGTTGGACTCGTTCCTGGAGCACCCCAGTGGGATAAAAGGGGTGTTAGATATGAAACATTGGACCTACTGCTATAACTTAATACTCGAAAATCAACATaaagatgaaaaattatcGATCGTTGG ATATCAATTTCTAACGAAGTTATTGGGGAAAAGCATGAGCTTAAATAAGAACTACTGCTATGAAATAGTGCAAATTCTCGCTGGGCCTTTACTGCACACTGCCCGTGTGATAGAGGTTCAAGAGCAGAGGGTAAATGTGAGCAGTCTCAACATACAAGCCTTGCAACCCAGCATACGCTGCTTGGTAAAAGTTTTAGAAAGATTGTTGCAGGAGTACAATGAGGAGGTTTTAAACTGTGTCATGAGCCTCAGG gtaGATTTGGCCAGCGATACAGTCTCCAAAGTCACCATGGACAAATCCATAAGCTTGATTCTAGACAGAATAGCTATGGTTTTGTCTTTCTTCAAGCTATCCGACGTTTTTGATGGCATTAAATCAATTACAGAGGATCCGTTAGCAATTAGCGGTTTTTTGAGAATCTTGGAAACGGAGATCGATAAAG GACAGTTCGACGTAACATTCGATCTCTACTACTACGGTCTCAAATATTTCACAGTGGTGGCAGAGAGGCTGCCGAAGTGTCTCCTCAAAGGGAAGAAAGTGGACATCGAGATTGAATTGACCTCGCTACAGCTCGGTCCTTTGATAAtgatatctgaaaaatttGGCAATCCTCTGTTAATCAAAAGTATCGATTCTGATTTAGTGAGAAAGACGCACGTTACCAAGGTTCTTCAAAATGTGAGCTCCGACACCATTAAAGTTG TCTCAAAGCTAACTCCGTGCTTGCCGCATTTACCTTTGGAAGCATTCATCACCGCCGTGAGGAATATAATGCGTGCCAGACATTTATATTCAAAAGAGAACTTAGGAATGGTTTTCGAAGGTCTTATATTCTCTTTGCAAGACACAATCGACTTTGTAAAGAACTGCTGTGATCATGAGTACTTGAACGAAATCGGCATGGATTCCTTCTTGTTGGAGTTGTTTAATGCCATTCTGCTATTTATTGAATCCTTCAACTTAGGCTGGGCAGACAGcgtaaaaattttggaaataattcaaCTCCTATACACTGGTTGCACGGTGTACCAATGGTCAAAAAAG GTGCTTGTGAAAGGTAGTAACATTCTACAGGAAGTAATCGCAAGGCGGTTATCCCCATCAATGTCCTTACTCATAGATTGCGCGGAAGACCTGAATCAACTGGGGCCAGTGCTATATCAGCACTGCTTCACCACGGAGTGGGAGATTCGAAAAGCCAGTTTAGCAGTCGCTTGTACTATTGCGGACAGTGCGAATAAAA GTTTCCCCTCATTCAAGCACCTCTTACTTGACATTTCCTTCCCGCAGTTAGCCTCAACGATGGCTTTAAACGACGAGAACCAGGAAGTTAGAGCAAATGCAtttaaatgtcttcaacaattCATTATGTGGGAGGAGGTTGAAGAGATATTGccaagaaattattttctt AATAAAGCGCTGCCCACTTTAATGAGCAACGTGCAGCCATCTTTGAAAAGAGAAGTGATTAAGCTCATCCGAATAGCCTACAATCAGGACGGTGGGCTGAACGATACAGTTTTAGCTGAAGTTTATAAGCACCTGGAGCAAATAGCCCTAATAGAGAGCGATAGTGGAGTCCAGCTAGAAACTATTGAGTTTTGGACGAGCGTTGTGAAGAAGCATCTGGCGCTTCAAGGTAATAAAGGAGCTGCTAATTTCAG GTTGGTTGGACATGAAATTTCCTTCGGTCACATTTTCgaaaagaataatttgcaTGACCAACCCCGAAGTACGGAAGCGAATATTTAA
- the LOC136342775 gene encoding uncharacterized protein isoform X1, producing MEFNYADHLDLEWQSLQHRYLKSFSFQHQNNATLTFEEALRKIFYPENDIEQEANYTDKELCEKCLAESLTVLTTRSTCPRPSQINFLLTVAKYTSRDEICYINLNANNVLPGTICVAKSGDALSETKILIFGMLDSFLEHPSGIKGVLDMKHWTYCYNLILENQHKDEKLSIVGYQFLTKLLGKSMSLNKNYCYEIVQILAGPLLHTARVIEVQEQRVNVSSLNIQALQPSIRCLVKVLERLLQEYNEEVLNCVMSLRVDLASDTVSKVTMDKSISLILDRIAMVLSFFKLSDVFDGIKSITEDPLAISGFLRILETEIDKGQFDVTFDLYYYGLKYFTVVAERLPKCLLKGKKVDIEIELTSLQLGPLIMISEKFGNPLLIKSIDSDLVRKTHVTKVLQNVSSDTIKVVSKLTPCLPHLPLEAFITAVRNIMRARHLYSKENLGMVFEGLIFSLQDTIDFVKNCCDHEYLNEIGMDSFLLELFNAILLFIESFNLGWADSVKILEIIQLLYTGCTVYQWSKKVLVKGSNILQEVIARRLSPSMSLLIDCAEDLNQLGPVLYQHCFTTEWEIRKASLAVACTIADSANKSFPSFKHLLLDISFPQLASTMALNDENQEVRANAFKCLQQFIMWEEVEEILPRNYFLNKALPTLMSNVQPSLKREVIKLIRIAYNQDGGLNDTVLAEVYKHLEQIALIESDSGVQLETIEFWTSVVKKHLALQGWLDMKFPSVTFSKRIICMTNPEVRKRIFKVLSQLSSIGCLNVLAQMLRKPNVSNEVEDFNNKLAVRLNNLFREYDLTPESILFIEEYSTWPSSSHSSSYSSIPSPNTDHILQEIIDDTVMKLIPDDLQFVQDEDLYPLMDAKYNRKHPSQPLQLESQITGFISPADFVSLIYKKIELLGRTTEGLEKYLETSEPKADCDQYNIIDY from the exons ATGGAATTTAACTACGCCGATCATTTGGACTTGGAATGGCAAAGCTTGCAGCACCGATATCTGAAGTCGTTTTCGTTCCAACATCAAAACAACGCTACTCTAACATTCGAAGAGGCTCTCAGGAAGATATTCTATCCAG AGAATGATATTGAACAAGAGGCCAATTACACCGACAAGGAACTGTGCGAAAAATGTCTCGCGGAGTCACTAACCGTTCTCACCACCCGATCAACATGTCCCAGACCCAGTCAAATTAACTTTCTCCTGACTGTGGCAAAATACACATCCAGAGATGAAATCTGCTACATCAACTTAAATGCCAACAACGTCCTTCCAGGCACGATATGCGTCGCAAAGAGCGGAGATGCTCTTAGTGAAAcgaaaatcttaatttttggGATGTTGGACTCGTTCCTGGAGCACCCCAGTGGGATAAAAGGGGTGTTAGATATGAAACATTGGACCTACTGCTATAACTTAATACTCGAAAATCAACATaaagatgaaaaattatcGATCGTTGG ATATCAATTTCTAACGAAGTTATTGGGGAAAAGCATGAGCTTAAATAAGAACTACTGCTATGAAATAGTGCAAATTCTCGCTGGGCCTTTACTGCACACTGCCCGTGTGATAGAGGTTCAAGAGCAGAGGGTAAATGTGAGCAGTCTCAACATACAAGCCTTGCAACCCAGCATACGCTGCTTGGTAAAAGTTTTAGAAAGATTGTTGCAGGAGTACAATGAGGAGGTTTTAAACTGTGTCATGAGCCTCAGG gtaGATTTGGCCAGCGATACAGTCTCCAAAGTCACCATGGACAAATCCATAAGCTTGATTCTAGACAGAATAGCTATGGTTTTGTCTTTCTTCAAGCTATCCGACGTTTTTGATGGCATTAAATCAATTACAGAGGATCCGTTAGCAATTAGCGGTTTTTTGAGAATCTTGGAAACGGAGATCGATAAAG GACAGTTCGACGTAACATTCGATCTCTACTACTACGGTCTCAAATATTTCACAGTGGTGGCAGAGAGGCTGCCGAAGTGTCTCCTCAAAGGGAAGAAAGTGGACATCGAGATTGAATTGACCTCGCTACAGCTCGGTCCTTTGATAAtgatatctgaaaaatttGGCAATCCTCTGTTAATCAAAAGTATCGATTCTGATTTAGTGAGAAAGACGCACGTTACCAAGGTTCTTCAAAATGTGAGCTCCGACACCATTAAAGTTG TCTCAAAGCTAACTCCGTGCTTGCCGCATTTACCTTTGGAAGCATTCATCACCGCCGTGAGGAATATAATGCGTGCCAGACATTTATATTCAAAAGAGAACTTAGGAATGGTTTTCGAAGGTCTTATATTCTCTTTGCAAGACACAATCGACTTTGTAAAGAACTGCTGTGATCATGAGTACTTGAACGAAATCGGCATGGATTCCTTCTTGTTGGAGTTGTTTAATGCCATTCTGCTATTTATTGAATCCTTCAACTTAGGCTGGGCAGACAGcgtaaaaattttggaaataattcaaCTCCTATACACTGGTTGCACGGTGTACCAATGGTCAAAAAAG GTGCTTGTGAAAGGTAGTAACATTCTACAGGAAGTAATCGCAAGGCGGTTATCCCCATCAATGTCCTTACTCATAGATTGCGCGGAAGACCTGAATCAACTGGGGCCAGTGCTATATCAGCACTGCTTCACCACGGAGTGGGAGATTCGAAAAGCCAGTTTAGCAGTCGCTTGTACTATTGCGGACAGTGCGAATAAAA GTTTCCCCTCATTCAAGCACCTCTTACTTGACATTTCCTTCCCGCAGTTAGCCTCAACGATGGCTTTAAACGACGAGAACCAGGAAGTTAGAGCAAATGCAtttaaatgtcttcaacaattCATTATGTGGGAGGAGGTTGAAGAGATATTGccaagaaattattttctt AATAAAGCGCTGCCCACTTTAATGAGCAACGTGCAGCCATCTTTGAAAAGAGAAGTGATTAAGCTCATCCGAATAGCCTACAATCAGGACGGTGGGCTGAACGATACAGTTTTAGCTGAAGTTTATAAGCACCTGGAGCAAATAGCCCTAATAGAGAGCGATAGTGGAGTCCAGCTAGAAACTATTGAGTTTTGGACGAGCGTTGTGAAGAAGCATCTGGCGCTTCAAG GTTGGTTGGACATGAAATTTCCTTCGGTCACATTTTCgaaaagaataatttgcaTGACCAACCCCGAAGTACGGAAGCGAATATTTAAAGTATTAAGTCAACTTAGTTCCATAGGATGTTTGAATGTCTTAGCGCAAATGCTGCGGAAACCAAATGTCTCAAATGAGGTAGAAGACTTTAATAATAAGCTCGCCGTACGGCTTAACAATTTGTTTCGTGAATATGAC CTGACTCCCGAATCTATTCTATTTATCGAAGAATATTCAACTTGGCCTTCATCATCTCATAGCTCGAGTTACTCGAGCATACCTTCACCTAATACAGATCATATCTTGCAAGAAATTATCGATGATACCGTAATGAAGCTAATTCCAGATGACTTACAGTTTGTTCAAGATGAA gatctcTATCCTTTGATGGACGCGAAATACAACCGCAAACATCCCTCGCAACCTCTCCAACTCGAGTCGCAAATTACTGGTTTTATCAGTCCCGCAGATTTTGTCAGTCTAATTTACAAAAAGATTGAGCTTCTAGGCAGAACAACGGAGGGTTTGGAGAAATACTTGGAGACTTCGGAACCAAAGGCTGATTGTGACcaatataatattatagaCTATTAG